CGCGCCTGCTGCGGACGAACACCTCCCACAGCGGCCATTCGGTGCTCGGGCTGCCGCTCATGCCTGTGCCTCCCCGTGCTTGGCCGCGTACGCCGCGGCTGCCTCGCGCACCCAGGCGCCTTCCTCGTGGGCCCGGCGCCGCTGGTTGATCCGCTGTGCGTTGCACGGCCCGTTTCCCCGCAGCACCTCGCGGAACTCGTCCCAGTCGATCGGGCCGAAGTCGTAATGCCCCCGCTCCTCGCTCCAGCGCAGCTCGGGGTCGGGGAGGGTGAGGCCGAGGGATTCGGCCTGGGGGACGCAGATGTCGACGAAGCGCTGGCGCAGCTCGTCATTGGAGTGGCGCTTGATCTTCCAGGCCATCGACTGCGCGGAGTGGGCCGAGGCGTCGTCCGGCGGGCCGAACATCATCAGCGACGGCCACCACCAGCGGTCCACCGCGTCCTGCGCCATGGCGTGCTGGGCCTCGGTGCCCCGGCTCAGGGCCAGCAGCAGCTCGTATCCCTGGCGCTGGTGGAAGGACTCCTCCTTGCAGATGCGGACCATCGCCCGTGCGTAGGGCCCGTAGGAGCAGCGGCACAGCGGGACCTGGTTGGTGATCGCGGCGCCGTCCACCAGCCAGCCGATGGCGCCGACATCGGCCCAGGTCAGCGTGGGGTAGTTGAAGATCGAGGAGTACTTCTGGCGGCCGCTGTGGAGCTTGTCCAGCAGCTCGTCCCGGCCGGTGCCCAGGGTCTCCGCCGCGCTGTAGAGATACAGGCCGTGGCCCGCCTCGTCCTGGACCTTGGCCATCAGGATGGCCTTGCGCCGCAGCGAGGGGGCGCGGGTGATCCAGTTCGCCTCCGGCTGCATGCCGATGATCTCGGAGTGGGCGTGCTGCGCCATCTGCCGCACCAGCGTGGCCCGGTACTCATCGGGCATCCAGTCGCGCGGCTCGATGCGCTCGTCCGCGGCCAGGGCGGCGTCGAACACCGCCTCGTACGCTCCCGCGTCCGCCGCCATCGTCGTCATGCGAAGCCCCTCCGCCATTCGTCTCCGCCGACCGGCCAGCCGACCGACCGATCGTTCGGTTCAATGGTGTGCTGAGGAACGTAGGGTGTCAACCCTGTGGATAACGCTGAGGACGCTGTGCCGAGTGGTTCCGCATCGGTACGGTGCCGGGGCGTGGGGGCCACGGGGGCGCGCGGTCGACCGGCGTGCGCGAAGACCTGGACCATCGGGAGCGGGGCGGGGTATGGCGGACACGGAGCCGGAACCGGCGGATGGGGAGCCGACGGGGCCGGAGCCGCAGGAAGCGGAGCCGACGGATCCCGAACCGACGGGACCGGAACCGACGGACCCGGAGCCGGGGGGACCGGACTCGGCTGAATCGGGCCCGGCGGAATCGGCGCCGGACGGCGACGCGGCGGAACCGCTCACCACGTTCTCCCTGCCCGCCCAGCTGATCATCGCGGTGGCCATCGCGGTCGCCGCCGTCGCCGCCGCGGTCCACCTCTCGGCGGCCTTCCTGAGCGTCTCACCGCCCAACACCCTCACCAAGCGGCACGGCGCGGCGATAGACGACTACGTCTATCCGGAGTTCGAACGGGTCTGGAAGCTCTTCGCCCCCAACCCGCTCCAGCAGAACATCGCCGTGCAGGCCCGCGCCGAGATCCGCACCTCCGCCGGCGGCACCGCGACCACCGGCTGGCGCGACCTCTCGGCCCAGGACGGCGCGGCCATCCACCACAACCCGCTGCCCAGTCACACCCAGCAGAACGAGCTGCGCCGCGGCTGGGAGTTCTACGTCGGCTCGCATGATGTGCGGGAGCGGCCGCAGGGGATGCGCGGCAACCTCTCCGAGCAGTACATCCGCCGGATCGTGATGCTCCGCCTCGGCCGCGAGGAGGACGGCGGCACCGTGGAGCGAATACAGGTGCGCTCCGCGACCACTCCGGTGGCCCCGCCGTCCTGGAGCGACGAGAAGATCGACACCAAGACGGTCTACCGCACGCTGCCGTGGTGGACCGTGACCTCCGATGACCTCCCGGAGGTGAAGCGCCGATGACCCCCTCCGCCCGCCTCCAGACCGCCGTGGCGCGTGGCTACACGCGCGTCACCGCGTCCGCGCTCGGCCCCCGGCAGAGCGCCGTCGTGCGCATCGGCTTCTCCTTCACCTGGCTGCTCTTCCTGGTGCGCGAATGGCCCCACCGCCGGGAGCTGTACGGGCCGGACGGCCCGTGGAACTGGGACATGGCCGCCCGGCTGATCGACGGCAACCGTGCCTTCACCGCGCTCATGTGGTCCGACAGCACGGTGTGGTTCGAGATCGTCTACGCCCTCGCCATCGTCTCCAGCGCGCTGCTGCTGGTGGGCTGGCGCACCCGCACCATGTCCGTGCTGTTCATGATCGGGGTGCTGTCGCTGCAAAACCGCAGCATCTTCGTGGGGGACGGCGGCGACAATCTCATCCATCTGATGTCGATGTATCTGGTGCTGACCCGGTGCGGTCAGGTGTGGTCCCTGGACGCGCGCCGGGCGGCCCGGTGGGCGGACCGCGAATGGCCGCCGCGCGACACCACCGGAATCGTGCTGTGGGCCGTCACCGGGGCCGCCCTGCTCTGGGCGCAGTTGTTCACCGACGCCCGGCTGTTCCTGACCGCCGATGGCCCGCTGCCCGGGCTGGGCTGGGGCACCGTCCTGTGGGGGCTGTGGCTCGTCCAGGCCGGTTGGTGGTTCGTCAGGCGTTACGCGCCGGGGGAGCCGCGCACCGTATCGGACGTGCTCGCCAATGTGGCGCACAACGGCGCCCTGTTGGTGATCATGGCCGAGGTGTGTCTGCTGTACGCCTCGGCCGGCTGGTACAAGATCCAGGGTTCGCGCTGGCAGGACGGCACCGCCCTCTACTACCCGCTGCACCTGGACTACTTCTCGCCCTGGCCCTGGCTGGCCGACACCATGGCGTCCAGCGGCACCCTGGTGATGGTGCTGACCTACGGCACGGTCATCGTCCAGGTGGCCTTTCCGTTCACCCTGCTCAACCGGCGGGCCAAGAACGTGATGCTCGTCCTGCTGATGATGGAGCACCTCGGCATCGCCGTGATGCTGGGGCTGCCCTTCTTCTCGCTCGCCGTGATCGCGGCTGACTCGGTCTTCCTGCCGACGAACGTCCTGCGCTGGGCCGAGGCGCGGCTGGGCCGGGCCCGGGACCGGCTGGCGGCGCGCGCCGTATGGCTGCCCGGGCAGCGAGCGCGGGAGAACGACGAGGAATCCCCGGCCGGCACCCTCGTACGCTGAGGGAATGATCGATGACGAGTCCGCGCGGGCCGTACGGCACTGGCGCGCGACGGCCCCCGACACCGTGCTGCTGGACGGCTTCCACGCGCTGAAGCACGCGCTGCGGTTCGGCGCGGAGGTGCGCGCAGCGGTCACCAGCGACAAGGCGGCCGCCGTGGAACTCGCCGAGGACCTGGCCGACGACCTCACCGAGGTGATCGCGGACCTTCTGGTGGAGGTGGACGCCGGGACCCTGCGCGATCTGGTGGCCAGGGTGCATCCCACACGGGTCGCCGCCCTGGCGGTCCGGCGCGGCCGTCGGGCGAATCTGGACGAGCTGTCCCGGCGGCCCCGGCGGGCCCCGGTGGTCGTCCTGGACAACCCCCGCAATCTGGGGAACGTCGGGGCCGTGGTCCGGCTCGCCGCCGGGTTCGGGGCCACGGGCGTGGTCACCACCGGAGATATCGACCCCTGGCATCCGAACGCCGTGCGCTCGGGCGCCGGGCTGCACTTCGCCACCGCGGTGGAGCGGCTGCCGGACGACGCCCTTCCGGAGGGGCCGCTGTACGCGCTGGACCCGGAGGGGGCGGACATCCGGTCCCTGACCATCCCCGATGACGCGCTGCTCGCCTTCGGCTCCGAGCGGCACGGGATCTCCCCGGAGCTGCGGAAGCGGGCCACGAGGCTGGTGGCCCTTCCCATGCGGCCCCAGGTGTCCAGCTACAACCTGGCCACCAGCGTGGCCATGGCCCTCTTCCACTGGGGCGGACCCGACCGCCCGGCTTAGGCCCGTCCCGTCCCGCCAAAGGCCGTCGCGCCTTGCCCATAGGCACCGCCGGCCCCGCCCTAGGCCACGTCCAGGCGGGGCGTGCGCGGGCACGCCCCGCCCACTGGGCCCGTTACTCCGCCGGGCGGCGGACCTCGACCATCCGGAAGCGGCCGGCCACGAACGCCCCGTCGCACAGCGCGGCGTTGGCCGACGGGTTGCCGCCCGTGCCGTGGAAGTCCGAGAAGGCCGCGGTCTGGTTCACATACACGCCACCGGTCAGGTTGAGCGACAGCTGGGCGCACTCCTCCAGACACGCCTCCTCGATCAGCCGCTCCGCCTCCGGCGAGGTGGTGTACGCCCCGACCGTCATCGCGCCCTTGTCCCGGGTGGTCCGGCGCAGCAGTGCCACCGCGTCCTCCGTGGAGGCGACGGCGACGGCGAAGGAGACCGGGCCGAAGCACTCGGCCAGATAGGGCGCGTCCGCGTCCGCCCCCTCCCAGAACTTCCGCGCGCCGTCCGCCTTGACCATCAGCGGCGTGCGCACCGTGGCGCCCGGGAAGTCGGGGTGGGCCACCGTGCGGGAGGCCAGGGCGACCGCGCCCAGGCCGGGGGCGGCCTCCAGCCGCTCCTGGACCCGCGGGCCCACGATCGCGCCGAGCAGCGCGCTCGCCCGTGCGTCGTCGCCCAGCAGCCCGTCCACCGCCGCCGCCAGGTCGGCCACCACCTCGTCATAGGTCTTGGGGCCGGCGTCGGTGGTGATGCCGTCGCGGGGGATCAGCAGATTCTGCGGGGTGGTGCACATCTGGCCGCTGTAGAGGGACAGGGAGAAGGCCAGATTGGCGAGCATGCCCTGGTAGTCGTCGGTGGAGTCGATCACCACCGTGTTGACCCCCGCCTTCTCCGTGAAGACCTGGGCCTGGCGGGCGTGGGTCTCCAGCCAGTCGCCGAAGGCGGTGGATCCCGTGTAGTCGATGATTCGGATCTCGGGGCGGACGGCGAGGACCTTGGCGATCCCCTCGTCCGGCCGCTCGGCGGCCAGCGCCACCAGATCGGGGCTGAATCCCGCCTCCTTCAGCACCTCGCGCGCCACCTGGACGGTCAGCGCCAGCGGCAGAACGGCCTGGGGGTGCGGCTTGACCAGCACCGGATTGCCGGTGGCCAGCGAGGCGAAGAGCCCCGGATAGCCGTTCCACGTCGGGAAGGTGTTGCAGCCGATCAGCAGCGCGATACCGCGCGGGACGGCCGTGAACGTCTTGCGCAGGCGCAGCGGGTCGCGCTTGCCCTGCGGCTTGGACCAGTCGGCGGCGCCCGGAGTGCGGGTCTGCTCGGCGAACGCGTACGCCACCGCCTCCAGGCCGCGGTCCTGGGCGTGGGGGCCGCCCGCCTGGAACGCCATCATGTACGCCTGTCCGCTGGTGTGCATGACGGCCTGGGCGAACTCATGGGACCGGGCGCCGATCCGAGCCAGGATCTCCAGGCACACCATGGCCCGTGTCTCGGGACCGGCGTCCCGCCAGGCGGGCATCCCCGCCCGCATCGCCGGGAGGAGCACCTCGATGTCCGGATGCGGATACTCCATGCCCATCTCCGCTCCGAACGGAGAGACCTCGGAGCCCGCCCAGCCGTCGGTGCCCGGCTGGTCCAGCTCGAAGCGCTTGCCGCGCAGCGCCTCGAACGCCGCCTGGCCCTCGGCGACGCTCAGGCTCGGGCGCCCGCCCTGGCCCTCGCCGCCGTAAGCCTTCGGGTGCTCGGGGT
This genomic interval from Streptomyces asiaticus contains the following:
- the paaA gene encoding 1,2-phenylacetyl-CoA epoxidase subunit PaaA, with amino-acid sequence MTTMAADAGAYEAVFDAALAADERIEPRDWMPDEYRATLVRQMAQHAHSEIIGMQPEANWITRAPSLRRKAILMAKVQDEAGHGLYLYSAAETLGTGRDELLDKLHSGRQKYSSIFNYPTLTWADVGAIGWLVDGAAITNQVPLCRCSYGPYARAMVRICKEESFHQRQGYELLLALSRGTEAQHAMAQDAVDRWWWPSLMMFGPPDDASAHSAQSMAWKIKRHSNDELRQRFVDICVPQAESLGLTLPDPELRWSEERGHYDFGPIDWDEFREVLRGNGPCNAQRINQRRRAHEEGAWVREAAAAYAAKHGEAQA
- a CDS encoding DUF5819 family protein; this translates as MADTEPEPADGEPTGPEPQEAEPTDPEPTGPEPTDPEPGGPDSAESGPAESAPDGDAAEPLTTFSLPAQLIIAVAIAVAAVAAAVHLSAAFLSVSPPNTLTKRHGAAIDDYVYPEFERVWKLFAPNPLQQNIAVQARAEIRTSAGGTATTGWRDLSAQDGAAIHHNPLPSHTQQNELRRGWEFYVGSHDVRERPQGMRGNLSEQYIRRIVMLRLGREEDGGTVERIQVRSATTPVAPPSWSDEKIDTKTVYRTLPWWTVTSDDLPEVKRR
- a CDS encoding HTTM domain-containing protein produces the protein MTPSARLQTAVARGYTRVTASALGPRQSAVVRIGFSFTWLLFLVREWPHRRELYGPDGPWNWDMAARLIDGNRAFTALMWSDSTVWFEIVYALAIVSSALLLVGWRTRTMSVLFMIGVLSLQNRSIFVGDGGDNLIHLMSMYLVLTRCGQVWSLDARRAARWADREWPPRDTTGIVLWAVTGAALLWAQLFTDARLFLTADGPLPGLGWGTVLWGLWLVQAGWWFVRRYAPGEPRTVSDVLANVAHNGALLVIMAEVCLLYASAGWYKIQGSRWQDGTALYYPLHLDYFSPWPWLADTMASSGTLVMVLTYGTVIVQVAFPFTLLNRRAKNVMLVLLMMEHLGIAVMLGLPFFSLAVIAADSVFLPTNVLRWAEARLGRARDRLAARAVWLPGQRARENDEESPAGTLVR
- a CDS encoding TrmH family RNA methyltransferase, encoding MIDDESARAVRHWRATAPDTVLLDGFHALKHALRFGAEVRAAVTSDKAAAVELAEDLADDLTEVIADLLVEVDAGTLRDLVARVHPTRVAALAVRRGRRANLDELSRRPRRAPVVVLDNPRNLGNVGAVVRLAAGFGATGVVTTGDIDPWHPNAVRSGAGLHFATAVERLPDDALPEGPLYALDPEGADIRSLTIPDDALLAFGSERHGISPELRKRATRLVALPMRPQVSSYNLATSVAMALFHWGGPDRPA
- the paaN gene encoding phenylacetic acid degradation protein PaaN, with the translated sequence MTAALTTAQLTQEHRPTLDQALEAIRTRAYWSPHPEHPKAYGGEGQGGRPSLSVAEGQAAFEALRGKRFELDQPGTDGWAGSEVSPFGAEMGMEYPHPDIEVLLPAMRAGMPAWRDAGPETRAMVCLEILARIGARSHEFAQAVMHTSGQAYMMAFQAGGPHAQDRGLEAVAYAFAEQTRTPGAADWSKPQGKRDPLRLRKTFTAVPRGIALLIGCNTFPTWNGYPGLFASLATGNPVLVKPHPQAVLPLALTVQVAREVLKEAGFSPDLVALAAERPDEGIAKVLAVRPEIRIIDYTGSTAFGDWLETHARQAQVFTEKAGVNTVVIDSTDDYQGMLANLAFSLSLYSGQMCTTPQNLLIPRDGITTDAGPKTYDEVVADLAAAVDGLLGDDARASALLGAIVGPRVQERLEAAPGLGAVALASRTVAHPDFPGATVRTPLMVKADGARKFWEGADADAPYLAECFGPVSFAVAVASTEDAVALLRRTTRDKGAMTVGAYTTSPEAERLIEEACLEECAQLSLNLTGGVYVNQTAAFSDFHGTGGNPSANAALCDGAFVAGRFRMVEVRRPAE